Genomic segment of Tamandua tetradactyla isolate mTamTet1 chromosome 1, mTamTet1.pri, whole genome shotgun sequence:
GGCATTGTCAGAAAGGGGTGAAGGGCCTCCTAGCAGCTTGGTTGACCCACATCAGGAGAGCCAGGAACTTGTGAAAGCAAGCCTGGCTTTCAACCTCGAGGGCAAGGGGACTGGAGTCAAGAGCTTAGGGGGTTAAGGGAAGTTTCTCACTAAGTAAAAACTACCTGGATAACCTCATATTTCATCTTGCTAAAATAGATACTTGGTTGACCTAATTCACCTTTTATTCAAAAACTCAAGACAAATCAAAGCACATCTGATCTGTTCACTGTGCCCGGATGGACATTTTGCTACTTAATCTTCTTTTTGTCCCCCAGCACCATCTCCCCATGGAGCCGAGGTTCCTGCTCAACCTTGAAATCACAAACCAAGTCTGCCAATGATCTCATGTTTCTCTAAATTCAGAATATGTCTCTATCATTCACCTAAAATTCACTGCTAAATGAGGCAATAGATCATTGTCAAACATTGGATTTATTCAAAATCATTCACAACCTGTGCCTCTTTCTCATACCATTCCTTATATTACTGTTCAACCTTTCCATGCCTTTGCCTTTCCCACTAGAATGCCAGCCTCCTGAGGGGAGGTGATGTCTCGTTTCATTTTCCACATCCTTGCACAGTATGTTCTCATAATTACATTTTCTGAACACCTGAGGAGGGCTGCTATTTTTAGCAAGATGGTTTGCATGAACAAATTGTAATTAATAGCTATTCCTTGCCCATTCTGTCTCAGCAGCGGCTGTCCCCAGAGGAGCCATTGATAATTGCTCCATTCCCTACTGACACTAAATACTTCCCCAACTAAGCAGGGCCTGAGCAAGAGGGCCTACACTTCTAAAGATCACTGCAAGCCCAGGCATAAAACAGGATGGCCTGCAGTTAGCAGTCCCACAGGGTCTGTAAAGGTTATTATATATTGGCAAAGGTGCAGAAAAGAATTCATAGTAACAAATAACCCAAATTTGACAGAAACACTTTCTCCCAGGCAGACCCAGTTCTGAACTTTCTTCTTGTCCTTGTCTACAGCAGAACCATTCAAATACTCAGTTGCCATACCTAAAAGGGGGCGGTGCCTCTCCTTGGTTACTCATACAAAGTTGTCAAAAACCCGAACCCTGAACAGTCAGAATGTATTGACCTAGCTTCTTCTGACAGTAGCCTACCGATAGTTCTCTGCAGACAACCTTGTGCTCGCCTAAACTTCCTACAGAATGCTGGCAGACCCCTGCTGCCCCAATTCCACGCAGGGTGGCTACTGGAAGAGCAAGTAACTTGAAAGCGACTAACCGGAGGCGTGCTCCCCCAGCTCCGAAGCAGCCGGTGTACTCGTCTAAAATAAAAAGGTCTCTGTCTGCGAATCTCATTTGCTCAACTGGTaatcctacccccacccccaatcctgCGTTTCCCACCCGTACAGCTGTTTTTAATCCCTACTTTTCTCACTTGGCGTCCAGGGCTCGGGCTGACCAGACGCGCAGCCACTTAGTGTATCCTCCTCCCCCTCCCGGGGTCTGTccaacccctcccccccccccccacacacacacacaccccgcccCCTCTGCCGTATCCTCTTTCTCCGCCTGCGTTCCCGGGGGGCAGAGTGTGGGAAGAACGAATTTCCGTCCGGTCTTCTCGCCACTCGCCGAGTTGGGCCCCTTCCGGACGCATCCTGAGCGCGCCCAGCTCCTCCCGGGGCGGTTCCACCGAGACCGCGCTGGGTGTCCCGTACCGAGAGCCAGGAGGCGCCAGCTGCGGGGGCCGAGCGGCCAAGGCGCAGCAGCCAAATCGCAACCGGAGGAGCTCTTGGAAAAGCTCCCCTCCTGCAGCTGGGGAAATCCACTCGGTGGGAGAATCCGCGCCAGGGAATCCAGTTCTCCGGACTCCGCAGCATACAAAAAGCGCCAGGTCGTGCTCCCTCCCCTCGCCCCCCGACGCGCTCCGCGAGAAACTGTTCTCCGTGGCAATGCAACAAGTAGCACCCGGAGCTCGCTCCGACCCCTGTGCCGCTTGATTTGGCCCGGCGAATCCCGCCTGCAGAGCCCGGGGCAAGCCACGGGACAAAAGACGGAGGAGGGGCTAGGCAGAGCAGCTGAATTCGAGAGGCCGTTAGTGTCTCAGCCCAGGCCAAGGGGAATGCAGAAGAGACACAGAGCCGGCGGGCCAAGAGGACGATCCGGCCGCAGCGCGCAGGGCGGTCGGCGATGGAAGCTGTTCTCGCCTTGCGATTCTTGCTGGTGGTGTGCTGCTGCCTCGCGCTCCCGCCAGCGGCCGAGCCCGTGTGCCCGGAGCGCTGCGACTGTCAGCACCCTCAGCACCTCCTGTGCACCAACAGGGGGCTCCGCGCTGTCCCCAAGACCAGCTCGTTACCGAGTCCCCAGGACGTGCTCACCTACAGCCTTGGTGGCAACTTCATAACCAACATCACCGCCTTCGACTTCCACCGCCTGGGCCAGCTTCGACGGCTGGACCTGCAGTACAATCAGATCCGCTCTCTGCACCCCAAGACCTTCGAGAAGCTCTCGCGGCTGGAGGAGCTCTACCTGGGGAACAACCTCCTGCAGGCGCTCACCCCGGGCACACTGGCCCCGCTGCGCAAGCTGCGCATCCTCTACGCGAATGGGAACGAGATCAGCCGCCTAAGTCGCGGCTCCTTCGAAGGCTTGGAGAGTCTAGTTAAGTTGCGGCTGGACGGGAACTCCCTGGGGGCGCTGCCTGATGTGGTCTTCGCCCCCCTGGGTAATCTGCTGTACCTACATCTAGAATCCAACCGGATCCGCTTTTTGGGCAAGAACGCCTTCGCCCATTTGGGAAAGCTGCGTTTCCTCAACCTGTCTGCCAACGAGCTGCAACCCTCCTTGCGCCACGCGGCCACCTTCGCACCGCTGCGCTCGCTCTCTACCCTGATCCTCTCGGCCAACAGCCTACAGCACCTGGGGCCACGTGTCTTCCAGCACCTGCCGCGCCTCGGCCTCCTGTCGCTCAGCGGCAACCAGCTTTCCCACCTCGCTCCGGACGTCTTTTGGGGCTTGGAGGCCCTGCGCGAGCTGCACCTGGAGGGCAACCGTCTGAGCCAGCTGCCAGTGGCGTTGCTCGATCCACTACACAGCCTGGAAGCCCTGGACCTAAGTAGCAACGAACTGTCTGCGCTTCACCCCTCCACATTTGGCCACCTGGGCCGGCTGCGCGAGCTCAGCCTGCGCGACAATTCGCTCAGCGCCCTCTCCGGGGACATCTTTGCCGCCAGCCCGGCCCTTTATCGGCTGGATCTAGACGGCAACGGCTGGACCTGCGACTGCCGACTGCGGGGCCTGAAGCGTTGGATGGGCGATTGGCACTCGCAGGGCCGGCTCCTCACCGTCTTTGTGCAGTGTCGCCACCCTCCGGCCCTGCGGGGCAAGTACCTGGATTACCTAGATGAccagcagctacagaacagatcttGCGCGAATTCCTCGCCCACCGCTTCCCCGACAGACGACCGTAGGCGGCGGCCTCCACCCACAGCCTCGGGAAAGGAGAAGGCGCCCCCTTCAGGCGGCCTCGTGGAGGAGCTGCCGCCCAAGCCGCAGCCGCGATTTCTGCCCGGGGTAGCCTGGGATGGGGCGGTCAGGGAGCTCACTGGCAATCGCAGCGCACTGAGGCTGAGCCGGCGAGGTCCAGGCCTCCAGCAGCCGGTTCCCTCCGCCGCCGCTGCTGCGGGCCCAGCGCCACAGCCGCTGGACCTACACGAGAAGCCAGAGCTGAGGCTCCCGACACCCACAGAGCCAGCCCCGACGGCTGCGCCGGGCTCTGCGCCTCCACCCGCTGGCAACCCCTGGCAGCGCGCGTCGAAGCAGCGCCTGGTTACTGAGCGGCAGGAACACGCCGCCCACTCCGACGGCGGGGTCATCTTGCCGCCGCTGGTGTCCGACCCGTGCGACTTCAACAAGTTCATCCTGTGCAACCTGACCGTGGAGGCAGTGGGTGCAGACAGCGCCTCGTTGCGCTGGGCGGTGCGCGAGTACCGCAGCCCCGGGCCACTGGGCGGCGCGCGCTTCCGCCTGCTCTTTGACCGCTTTGGCCAGCAGCCCAAGTTCCACCGCTTCGTCTACCTGCCGGAGCGCAGCGACTCAGCCACGCTGCGCGAGCTGCGCGGGGACACTCCCTACCTGGTGTGCGTGGAAGGCGTGCTTGGGGGTCGGGTCTGCCCCGTGGCACCCCGGGACCACTGCGCTGGGCTGGTCACCCTGCCGGAGCCGGGGAGCCAGAACGGCGTCGACTACCAGCTGTTAACCTTAGCTCTGCTGGCTGTCAACGCTTTGCTGGTGTTGCTGGCCGTGGCGGCCTGGGCGTCGCGCTGGCTGCGGAGGAAGCTGAGGGCACGCCGGAAAGGCGGGGCCCCTGTCCACGTTCGCCACATGTATTCCACCCGGCGGCCCCTGCGCTCGATGGGCACCGGCGTGTCCGCTGACTTCTCGGGTTTCCAGTCGCACCGGCCGCGCACCACGGTTTGTGCACTCAGCGAGGCGGATCTCATCGAGTTCCCCTGCGACCGTTTCATGGACAGCGCCGGTGGCGGTACCGGCGGCAGTTTGAGGAGAGAGGACCATCTCTTGCAGAGATTTGCAGATTAGGTTAGGGTCTCTAGAGGAGTGTAAAGACCATCTCATTGCCCTTGAGGAGCCACCTCCCCGCAGGCCTCTCAGCCCACCTCAGGGGAagctctcttttccccttttatgcACTTGCCAGAGAGGCCAAAGGAGTCAGAGAACAAAGTCGGGCATCACCCCCCAGTTTCCGGCACCCACGCATGAAGTTAATGGATGGTGCCTGGCGGTCAAGGCCAAGAGTAGTAGGGGCCATACGGACGGTGAGGTGCAGAGGTGGGGTCTTCCCTGGTTTGGAGACCTTGGTCCAGCCATGGGAATGGTTTCTGTGATGTTGTAGTGTAGTAAGCCCGGCCCCCTTTGGGGTGGAAAAGACCAGGCAGTGTGATCAGAAAGAGATTGGCATGCCTGCTTGTTGTTTTGAGCAATGTGAAACAGAagagttttgcttttatttaaggaaaaaggaacttatTGCCATTACAAAGGAGGCTTGGCAACTGACTCCACTGGTCTGATGGCTTCTGCTAAGAAGGGTGACCTTGTAAacagatggtaaagtttaacCCACTTGTCAAGGAACTCATTTATATTGACTGATAGAGCATTCACGATACTTTAACGTTTAAATAACGAgacactattttttatttcaacaatgtGAAGAACTTTGACATTTAACAAACTGACCTTTAAACTCAATGACTTACTTTAGTTGGGCTTGGTGTTCACCTCTTTTCCTTTTAACATTAAAATGGCAAGAACGTCTGTTGATTTGGGGGATAACTAGGATTATGTGCTTTCTCAGGAGAAAGCTGTGTGCAAGACTTCTCTATCAGGGTTGCTCCTgtggttttcaattttatttcttaaaacctGTAGGTGGAAAAGGAGACTTCAGTGCCAGACTTGATAAGGGCTTGTAATGTGTATGTGATTGATGGACGCTGTAGGGAACTCCAGAGACACATCTCTGACAGTGTGTCTAGATTGGGATGAATTCGATGTGAAACCATATTTTTATCAGTGATGCACAGCTCACTGTGTGTTTTCTCATGAGATGCACAGTGAAGAGATAAGTGTAATATCCAAATTATAGAAGGGAACAAAAGGTGAACTATCAGTTGATAGTGTAATTTTGACCACATTAATGCTCTATTCTTTCTGAAATGGTAGAGGGGAAATAATGAtggggaaaaatgtgaaaaaaaaaaagtacatcaaTGGTTGTCTGTTTCTACTAAAACCAAAAGATTCTTATAAGTACTTAGACCTCACTGTGAAATAACTACTATTTTGCAAATTAATCCCCCAATCCCtagggttttattttattatcaaatGTTACCTTTTAGTTAATAATTACAGTCTTTCTTTTAGATGTTTTAAACTTAGACTCTTTTATTTGCTCAGTTGATTTCAGTCATCTGTGACACTTTCTTTTCCTGATATTTACAAAGTATTTGTCTAATACTAAATGAAGTGATTTGGTTTACCTTAATCATTTTTCATGTGGTTCAATAATGCAGTGCTTAAGAGGATGCACACCAGGCTTCTATTCACAAGCCTGTGTGTTAGTGCAAGTGGAGCGCCTTGGTGCTCAAGCTGACAGTGAATCTTTTGTTTAGGGCCTTAAAGCCCCTGGGGTCCTGATGACTTAGGAATCCATCACAGTCCAGGGGTCCTTCAACCCCAGTTCACCCCTTTTATGTTTGGCCTAGATTGAGCTATGCCTGCCCTGGCTAGAACAGCTGAATGGGGACCCAGGCATCTAAATTAGCTGATCTTTGTTTACGTTCAGATGAGTAAATGTCCAGGCCACTTCATCTAATAAGCTGCCTTTCTGCCAGTCTTATCTATGGACCCCAAATGTAATAAGCCACAGGAAATAGACTGACATTCTCAGTTTGCTTTCTGGGCTTGTTTTAAAACCTGAGCATATTGGTGCAGGGGAAAGGTGACATTGTTCCTTCTTATTTTCATCCTGCAGGCTGGGAGGCACCTATCTAGCACCTTTGGTGCTCCATGCTTTTTCCTTCGTAGAGCTATTGCATCTCTCAGCTGTGGCTTTCACACAGCAGTGTAATACTGAGTCCCAGTTGAAAGTATGGAAAAGATCTCTGGTTCTTCTCCCCACCAACAACCCTTTCCAATGGAGAACTTCATCGAAAACATTAAATGCTTGGATCTGTGTTCTCTTTAAAACAGTTTCACTGACAGGCCTTTCAttgagaaatgaataaatgttatACATTATTATGTTTAGTTATGTCAATAAACCCACTTATTGTTGTGGgtcttatttttgtcttattgttggagcttcaaaaatattttatacacttTCATGATGAGACACTGCATTCTTCTACAGCTAGTTTTCGTCAATGAGAATGAAACATAAGCTTGATGTCTTTCTCTgctcttttattgtttctttacttCTATTTCCATAGTAGAGTATGAGCTTTACCTAGTTGTGTTTTTAAGAAATAGTTGTGTACTTTATGTCCAAGGAAATGGGGAGATAGCTCTAAAAGCAGATGGTCAGCCGTGGTGTGAAATATTGTTAAACACCAGTGACAACGAGATGATTGGGTCTCAGCAGGAATTGCCTGtttaaagaaaactgaattaaaaatcaAGCTCTTTAACTCTCATggttaataataataaggaagaaTCTTGAACTGGAAGTCAATTTTGCCATTACAAAGtttatgaaaagataaaatttctaaagaaaaaagaataaactttgtATGAGTCAGGAGTGGTCCATTAAATGGCCAGTAGGATGACTTCTTTCCTAAGGCAGAGGATTTTGCGATGCTGCCAGGTAACACGTAGGCTGTGCTTAGAATACCTTCACTAATTTACCACAGACAGTTTTCACCATATGCAGCCACTATATATTAAGAAACCATTCAactttgatgcaaatgttctaagaaatgatcatgatgatgaatatacaactatgtgatgatattgtgaattactgattatatatgtagaacggaatgatcatatgtgaagaatgtttgtgtttgttgttatattttttttaaaaatttttaattaattaaaaaaaaaaaagaaaccattgaACTAGACCCTGGGCTAGCTGGCATTCTGGTTAACCACTTTCCCCTCCACTTCCAAGACTAGGAGATAAATGACAATCAAGCATTCTAATGCCAGaaatttattcaaaattccaGTCCGTGACCCAGGACCAGAACAAATTCCTTCCTACTCATACCTTTGACTTCACCATCCTTGGAGACTTAGAGTATCATTAAAATTATGATGATAAGGAAGTGGGGAAAGGAACTTAGTCAACAGAAGATTGCATTCGTTCTACTTACCTACTCTCTTTGTGCCTCAACTCCCCACCAGTTAAAATGGGGTTCTTACCAGTCTCGATTGCATAGGGCTGTTGTGATGGGTAGATAAGTAAAGAAGGTACAACAATACCAGGTACACAGCAGGTGTTCGATAAATACCAACTCTATCATTATACTCCTGCTCCAGGGCATTGTATGATACATTTTAGAAGTTTCACGGACGTGGCATTTCTGTTTAAGCCCCAGTCAGAGTTCGGAGAATGAGATTACAGCCACCTTCTTGCCTTGTTCGGGTCTATTGAGGCTTTTCTATGATTTGGAGTGGAAGGATAGCTCTTGAAACCTTCTCATGCTGTGGAGGGAAAAACGGTTGTGCTGGTATTTTGGCAAGCTACTGTTTATTAAGTTCTTGATGTAAATTAATTCATCCTTCAGCTCGGAACCAAATATGCATGAACAGTCTTGCTTTATAGTGCTCTCTGCCTCTTTCCATTAATTTAGTGATAGCATCTCCAAGTGTCCATTGACTCTTAGTTGGCTTAAAATGATACTTTCCATGCACAAGTGCCTTTTTGT
This window contains:
- the TRIL gene encoding TLR4 interactor with leucine rich repeats, translating into MEAVLALRFLLVVCCCLALPPAAEPVCPERCDCQHPQHLLCTNRGLRAVPKTSSLPSPQDVLTYSLGGNFITNITAFDFHRLGQLRRLDLQYNQIRSLHPKTFEKLSRLEELYLGNNLLQALTPGTLAPLRKLRILYANGNEISRLSRGSFEGLESLVKLRLDGNSLGALPDVVFAPLGNLLYLHLESNRIRFLGKNAFAHLGKLRFLNLSANELQPSLRHAATFAPLRSLSTLILSANSLQHLGPRVFQHLPRLGLLSLSGNQLSHLAPDVFWGLEALRELHLEGNRLSQLPVALLDPLHSLEALDLSSNELSALHPSTFGHLGRLRELSLRDNSLSALSGDIFAASPALYRLDLDGNGWTCDCRLRGLKRWMGDWHSQGRLLTVFVQCRHPPALRGKYLDYLDDQQLQNRSCANSSPTASPTDDRRRRPPPTASGKEKAPPSGGLVEELPPKPQPRFLPGVAWDGAVRELTGNRSALRLSRRGPGLQQPVPSAAAAAGPAPQPLDLHEKPELRLPTPTEPAPTAAPGSAPPPAGNPWQRASKQRLVTERQEHAAHSDGGVILPPLVSDPCDFNKFILCNLTVEAVGADSASLRWAVREYRSPGPLGGARFRLLFDRFGQQPKFHRFVYLPERSDSATLRELRGDTPYLVCVEGVLGGRVCPVAPRDHCAGLVTLPEPGSQNGVDYQLLTLALLAVNALLVLLAVAAWASRWLRRKLRARRKGGAPVHVRHMYSTRRPLRSMGTGVSADFSGFQSHRPRTTVCALSEADLIEFPCDRFMDSAGGGTGGSLRREDHLLQRFAD